In Shewanella sp. VB17, a single genomic region encodes these proteins:
- the rpsF gene encoding 30S ribosomal protein S6 produces MRHYEIVFLVHPDQSEQVPGMIERYSGIITQAGGQIHRLEDWGRRQLAYPIIELHKAHYVLMNVEASAESVEELETAFRFNDAVLRNMVMRTKAAITEASPMAKAKDERDSRRSSEGERRPASADANEEITEAAENTAE; encoded by the coding sequence ATGCGTCATTATGAAATCGTATTTTTGGTTCACCCTGATCAGAGTGAACAAGTACCGGGTATGATTGAGCGTTACTCGGGTATTATTACCCAAGCTGGCGGTCAAATTCATCGTTTAGAAGATTGGGGTCGTCGTCAACTGGCTTACCCAATAATCGAACTGCATAAAGCTCACTATGTTCTTATGAACGTAGAAGCATCTGCTGAGTCGGTTGAAGAACTTGAAACAGCTTTCCGTTTCAACGACGCCGTATTGCGTAACATGGTTATGCGTACTAAAGCTGCTATTACTGAAGCATCTCCAATGGCTAAAGCTAAAGACGAACGTGATTCACGTCGTTCTAGCGAAGGCGAGCGCCGTCCAGCGTCTGCTGATGCAAATGAAGAAATTACAGAAGCCGCTGAAAACACAGCTGAGTAA
- the priB gene encoding primosomal replication protein N, translating into MTINHLVLSGTITRSRRFHSPAGIAHSVIMLEHKSQCFEAEMLRNVYCQIQVILSGERFNSVTEQLKAGVNIEVKGFIALQQSRNGQNRLVLHAENVELKT; encoded by the coding sequence GTGACCATAAATCATTTGGTGTTATCGGGAACCATTACGCGTTCTAGACGCTTTCATAGCCCAGCAGGTATCGCGCATAGTGTGATTATGCTGGAACACAAATCGCAGTGTTTTGAAGCTGAAATGCTTAGAAATGTATACTGCCAGATACAAGTGATATTGAGTGGTGAACGCTTTAACAGCGTTACAGAACAACTGAAAGCAGGTGTGAACATCGAGGTTAAAGGCTTTATCGCTCTACAGCAGAGTCGTAATGGTCAAAACCGATTGGTGTTACACGCTGAAAATGTCGAATTGAAAACTTAG
- the rpsR gene encoding 30S ribosomal protein S18: MARYFRRRKFCRFTAEGVTEIDYKDIVTLKNYVTESGKIVPSRITGTNAKYQRQLARAIKRARYLSLLPYTDLHQ; encoded by the coding sequence ATGGCACGTTATTTCCGTCGTCGCAAGTTCTGCCGTTTTACTGCAGAAGGTGTAACTGAGATCGATTATAAAGATATCGTTACTCTAAAGAATTATGTTACTGAAAGTGGTAAAATTGTTCCAAGTCGTATCACTGGTACAAATGCTAAATATCAACGTCAACTAGCTCGCGCTATTAAGCGTGCTCGTTATCTTTCTCTACTGCCTTACACTGATTTACATCAGTAA
- the rplI gene encoding 50S ribosomal protein L9, which produces MNVILLDKIANLGNLGDKVAVKSGYARNFLLPQGKAVVANTANTEVFEARRAELETKLAADLTAAQARADKINTLEAVVITSKAGDEGKLFGSIGNRDIADAVTAAGVELAKSEVRLPLGALRTTGEFEVEVQVHTEVKAIVKLSVVAED; this is translated from the coding sequence ATGAACGTTATTTTACTTGATAAAATCGCTAACCTAGGAAACCTAGGTGATAAAGTTGCAGTTAAGTCTGGTTACGCACGTAACTTTCTTCTGCCACAAGGTAAAGCTGTTGTTGCTAATACTGCTAACACTGAAGTCTTTGAAGCACGTCGTGCTGAATTAGAAACTAAGTTAGCGGCTGATCTTACTGCTGCTCAAGCCCGTGCTGATAAAATCAACACTCTTGAAGCGGTTGTTATCACTTCTAAAGCGGGTGATGAAGGTAAGCTATTTGGTTCAATTGGTAACCGTGATATCGCTGATGCAGTCACTGCTGCTGGCGTTGAGCTTGCTAAGAGCGAAGTTCGTCTTCCACTAGGTGCATTACGCACGACTGGTGAATTCGAAGTTGAAGTTCAAGTTCACACTGAAGTTAAAGCTATTGTTAAGCTTTCTGTTGTTGCAGAAGACTAA